A stretch of Pseudomonas sp. LS.1a DNA encodes these proteins:
- a CDS encoding (2Fe-2S)-binding protein, protein MELRINQKTYQVEADADTPLLWVIRDDLGLTGTKYGCGLAQCGACSVLVDGNVVRACVTPVAGVVGREVTTIEAIETDAVGKRVVAAWVEHQVAQCGYCQSGQVMAATALLKHTPKPSDAQIEAAMVNLCRCGTYNAIHAAVHELAQGEKA, encoded by the coding sequence ATGGAACTACGCATCAACCAGAAGACCTACCAGGTCGAGGCAGACGCCGACACGCCCCTGCTGTGGGTGATCCGCGATGACCTGGGGCTGACCGGCACCAAGTATGGCTGCGGCCTGGCCCAGTGCGGCGCCTGTTCGGTGCTGGTGGACGGCAACGTGGTACGTGCCTGCGTCACCCCGGTGGCCGGCGTGGTCGGGCGCGAGGTAACCACCATCGAGGCGATCGAGACCGATGCCGTCGGCAAACGGGTGGTCGCGGCCTGGGTCGAGCACCAGGTGGCACAGTGCGGTTACTGCCAGTCCGGCCAGGTGATGGCGGCCACGGCGCTGCTCAAGCACACGCCCAAGCCCAGTGACGCGCAGATCGAGGCAGCCATGGTAAACCTGTGCCGCTGCGGCACCTACAACGCCATCCATGCCGCCGTGCATGAACTGGCGCAAGGGGAGAAGGCCTGA
- a CDS encoding xanthine dehydrogenase family protein molybdopterin-binding subunit: MNTPVDTPVELLKLQLGETVNLSRRRFLAGTAVGALVLGFGLPMGSARVQAAAAVTPERGTQVPAFLEIRPDGKVRLLSPFMEGGQGPFTAMAQIVGEELDVDPANFVVDSAPPGEAYVVMENGMRITGGSMSVRMSYPTMRRLGALARAMLLQAGAEQLGVPVEELSTTPGHVVHTTTGRSIPYGELAGRAMDLPVPDPASVKLRDPSQFRWIGKPVRRLDAYDKSTGKAVYSIDIKVDGMLHAAVQHAPRLGMTVGSLRNEDQVKAMKGVHSVHQLPGAVAVVAERWWHAKRAVEAIQVDWKEPAADSPVRPMPADFSSDGWREHLATVTGPARDDENQGDVAGMLARAKTQVEATYHNQYLNHAQLEPPSALARFNPDGTLEVWLPNQAPDMFRDDIAKRTGLAPAQITLHSPLLGGFFGRHFLYDSANPYPQAIALAKAVGRPVKLIWSREEEFLRDVLRPVAVVKLRAGLDADGLPVALEAVSATEGPTEAIAGKQGEKLDPTALEGLSGKSYAIANKRIAQIYVKGPAMLGYWRSVGNSLNDFFYESFLDELADKGGKDPFELRLHLLRDNPRLTNLLQAVAELSGGWKRGPFTAEDGSKRARGVAMASPFGSEAAVIAEVSIENGQVKVHDIWQAIDPGSIVNPAIIEHQVNGAVALGLSQTLLEEAVYVDGKPRARNYDLYPILPPSRMARVHVRIVESGAKMGGIGEPPLPAVAPAVANAVAQLTGQRVRSLPLSRHTFS; this comes from the coding sequence ATGAACACCCCAGTCGATACCCCCGTTGAACTACTCAAGCTGCAACTGGGCGAAACGGTCAACCTGTCGCGTCGGCGCTTTCTTGCTGGCACGGCTGTCGGTGCCCTGGTGCTGGGTTTCGGCCTGCCCATGGGGTCGGCCCGCGTGCAGGCAGCGGCTGCGGTAACGCCGGAGCGCGGTACTCAGGTACCGGCGTTTCTGGAGATCCGCCCAGACGGCAAAGTGCGCCTGCTCAGCCCATTCATGGAAGGCGGGCAAGGCCCCTTCACCGCCATGGCGCAGATCGTTGGTGAAGAGCTGGACGTCGACCCGGCCAACTTCGTGGTCGACAGCGCGCCGCCCGGGGAAGCCTATGTGGTGATGGAAAACGGCATGCGCATCACCGGCGGCAGCATGTCGGTGCGCATGAGCTACCCGACCATGCGCCGTCTGGGCGCCCTGGCCCGGGCCATGCTGCTGCAGGCGGGTGCCGAGCAACTGGGCGTGCCGGTCGAAGAACTCTCCACCACGCCGGGTCACGTGGTACATACCACGACTGGCCGTTCCATCCCCTACGGTGAGCTGGCCGGACGTGCCATGGACCTGCCAGTGCCAGACCCGGCCAGCGTCAAGCTGCGCGACCCCAGCCAGTTTCGCTGGATCGGCAAGCCGGTACGTCGCCTGGATGCCTACGACAAGTCCACTGGCAAGGCCGTGTACAGCATCGACATAAAGGTCGACGGCATGCTCCACGCTGCCGTACAGCACGCACCACGCCTGGGCATGACCGTCGGCAGCCTGCGCAACGAAGACCAGGTCAAGGCCATGAAAGGCGTGCATTCGGTGCATCAACTGCCGGGCGCCGTGGCGGTGGTTGCCGAACGCTGGTGGCACGCCAAGCGCGCGGTCGAAGCCATCCAGGTGGACTGGAAAGAGCCCGCTGCCGACAGCCCGGTACGGCCGATGCCGGCCGATTTCTCCAGCGATGGTTGGCGCGAACACCTGGCCACGGTCACGGGCCCGGCGCGCGACGATGAAAACCAGGGCGATGTGGCCGGCATGCTGGCTAGAGCCAAGACCCAAGTCGAGGCCACCTACCACAACCAGTACCTCAACCACGCCCAGCTGGAACCGCCGTCGGCTCTGGCGCGCTTCAACCCGGACGGCACCCTGGAGGTGTGGCTGCCCAACCAGGCGCCGGACATGTTCCGTGACGACATCGCCAAACGCACCGGCCTGGCCCCGGCGCAGATCACCCTGCATTCGCCGCTGCTGGGCGGTTTCTTTGGCCGCCACTTCCTGTACGACTCGGCCAACCCCTACCCGCAGGCCATTGCCTTGGCCAAGGCGGTCGGCCGGCCGGTGAAACTCATCTGGAGCCGCGAGGAAGAATTCCTCCGCGATGTACTGCGCCCGGTCGCCGTGGTGAAGTTACGCGCCGGGCTGGATGCCGACGGCCTGCCGGTGGCCCTCGAAGCAGTGAGCGCCACCGAAGGCCCGACCGAAGCCATCGCCGGCAAGCAAGGCGAAAAGCTCGACCCGACCGCGCTCGAAGGGCTGTCGGGCAAGTCTTACGCCATCGCCAACAAGCGCATCGCGCAGATCTACGTCAAAGGCCCGGCCATGCTCGGCTACTGGCGCTCGGTGGGCAACTCGCTGAACGACTTCTTCTATGAGTCGTTCCTCGACGAGTTGGCCGACAAAGGCGGCAAGGACCCGTTCGAACTGCGCCTGCACCTGCTGCGCGACAACCCGCGCCTGACCAACCTGTTGCAGGCCGTCGCCGAACTGTCCGGCGGCTGGAAGCGTGGGCCTTTCACCGCCGAGGATGGCAGCAAACGGGCGCGTGGCGTGGCCATGGCCTCGCCGTTCGGCTCGGAGGCCGCGGTCATTGCCGAAGTGTCGATCGAGAACGGCCAGGTCAAGGTGCACGACATCTGGCAGGCCATCGACCCAGGCAGCATCGTCAACCCGGCCATCATCGAGCACCAGGTCAACGGCGCCGTCGCCCTGGGCCTGTCGCAGACGCTGCTGGAAGAAGCGGTGTACGTGGATGGCAAGCCGCGCGCGCGTAACTACGACCTGTACCCGATCCTGCCGCCGTCGCGCATGGCCAGGGTACATGTGCGCATTGTCGAAAGCGGGGCGAAGATGGGCGGTATCGGCGAGCCACCGTTGCCCGCGGTGGCACCGGCGGTGGCCAACGCAGTCGCGCAGCTCACCGGCCAGCGCGTGCGCAGCCTGCCATTGAGCCGCCATACCTTCAGCTGA
- a CDS encoding c-type cytochrome — protein sequence MTHRFARTACWLALPCLVAAGLLAWYVTREPASPFAGTQATATDPALVSRGEYVARLSDCVACHSLPDGKPFAGGLEMATPLGAIHATNITPDRDTGIGHYSLADFDRAVRQGVAPGGRRLYPAMPYPSYAKLSDDDVKALYAFFMRGVQPVQQANLASDIPWPLNWRWPIAMWNGLFAATTPYADQAGQDAQWNRGAYLVQGPGHCGSCHTPRGLAFNEKALDDSGKPFLAGALLDGWYAPSLRADANTGLGRWSEAEIAQFLKTGRNRHAVVFGSMTEAFNNSTQFMSDDDLSAIAHYLKSLPGDPQRDGAPWQYQAQSAAARLDSPGAHTYVTRCASCHGLDGKGQAEWMPPLAGATSALAKEDASAINITLNGSQRVVTAGLPDAYRMPAFREQLSDQEIADVLGFVRSAWGNNGGAVNAQAVGKLRGHTDPASSSPIILHMR from the coding sequence ATGACCCATCGCTTCGCAAGAACCGCTTGCTGGCTGGCACTGCCGTGCCTGGTCGCGGCAGGCCTGCTGGCCTGGTACGTCACCCGCGAGCCCGCCTCGCCGTTTGCCGGTACGCAGGCCACGGCCACCGACCCGGCGCTGGTCAGCCGCGGCGAGTATGTGGCCCGGCTCAGCGACTGCGTGGCGTGCCACAGCCTGCCGGACGGCAAACCGTTCGCCGGCGGACTGGAAATGGCCACCCCGCTGGGGGCGATCCACGCCACCAACATCACCCCCGACCGCGACACCGGCATCGGTCACTACAGCCTGGCCGACTTCGACCGTGCCGTACGCCAGGGCGTCGCGCCCGGTGGCCGGCGGCTGTACCCGGCCATGCCCTACCCGTCCTACGCCAAGCTCAGCGATGACGATGTCAAGGCACTGTACGCCTTCTTCATGCGCGGCGTACAACCGGTGCAGCAGGCCAACCTGGCCAGCGACATTCCCTGGCCGCTGAACTGGCGCTGGCCCATTGCCATGTGGAATGGCTTGTTCGCCGCCACCACGCCATACGCCGACCAGGCCGGGCAGGATGCACAGTGGAACCGCGGCGCCTACCTCGTCCAGGGCCCCGGCCACTGCGGCAGCTGCCATACGCCGCGCGGCCTGGCCTTCAACGAAAAGGCCCTGGATGACAGCGGCAAACCGTTCCTCGCCGGAGCCCTGCTCGATGGCTGGTATGCACCGAGCCTGCGTGCCGACGCCAACACCGGGCTGGGGCGCTGGAGCGAGGCCGAGATTGCACAGTTCCTCAAGACCGGGCGCAACCGGCATGCAGTGGTATTCGGCTCGATGACCGAGGCGTTCAACAACTCCACGCAGTTCATGAGCGACGACGACCTGTCCGCCATCGCCCACTACCTCAAGTCGCTGCCCGGCGACCCGCAACGCGATGGCGCGCCGTGGCAATACCAGGCCCAGTCGGCAGCGGCACGGCTCGATAGCCCTGGGGCGCATACCTATGTAACCCGCTGTGCGTCGTGCCACGGCCTGGACGGCAAGGGCCAGGCCGAATGGATGCCACCCTTGGCCGGCGCCACTTCGGCACTGGCCAAGGAAGACGCCTCGGCGATCAATATCACCCTCAATGGTTCGCAACGGGTGGTGACGGCCGGGTTGCCCGATGCCTATCGCATGCCGGCCTTCCGTGAGCAATTAAGTGACCAGGAAATTGCAGATGTGCTGGGTTTCGTGCGCAGCGCCTGGGGGAACAATGGCGGCGCGGTGAATGCGCAGGCGGTGGGCAAGTTGCGTGGGCATACCGACCCGGCCAGCAGCAGCCCGATCATTTTGCATATGCGATGA
- a CDS encoding XdhC family protein, which produces MESIDLLVLRTTRDWLAAGHRALLATVARTWGSSPRPVGSMMALRSDGRVVGSVSGGCIEDDLIHRYTSAYGGPGMPGGLPQVVRYGVSADEAHRFGLPCGGTLELVLEFAPSLQHLEQLLADLDSGRLVHRGLDLCSGETSLTATTTPELFSFDGQHMLSTLGPGYRLLLIGAGALAEYLATMALFNGFSVSLCDPRPEYTAGWNVAGVNRLAGMPDDVVRAFAPDLRSAIVAVSHDPKLDDLALLEALHSPAFYIGAIGSRRNSQLRRERLIEHFGESEASLQRLHGPIGIYIGSKTPAEIAVSVMAEILAAKNNVSLPGAVSVTRAKEAEQLAL; this is translated from the coding sequence ATGGAAAGCATCGACCTGCTGGTCCTGCGCACCACCCGAGACTGGCTCGCCGCCGGCCACCGCGCCCTGCTCGCCACGGTCGCCCGCACCTGGGGCTCCTCCCCCCGCCCGGTGGGCTCGATGATGGCGCTGCGCAGCGACGGCCGTGTGGTCGGCAGTGTCTCTGGCGGCTGCATCGAAGACGACCTTATCCACCGCTACACCAGCGCCTACGGCGGCCCCGGCATGCCGGGCGGCTTGCCCCAGGTGGTGCGCTATGGCGTCAGCGCCGACGAGGCCCACCGCTTCGGCCTGCCCTGTGGCGGTACCCTCGAACTGGTGCTGGAATTTGCCCCGTCGTTGCAACACCTCGAGCAGCTGCTCGCCGACCTCGACAGCGGCAGGCTGGTACATCGTGGGCTCGACCTGTGCAGCGGTGAAACCAGCCTCACCGCCACCACCACGCCCGAACTGTTCAGCTTCGATGGCCAGCATATGCTCAGCACCCTAGGCCCCGGCTACCGCCTGCTGCTGATCGGTGCCGGCGCGCTGGCCGAATACCTGGCGACCATGGCCCTGTTCAATGGCTTCAGCGTTTCACTGTGCGACCCGCGACCCGAGTACACCGCAGGCTGGAACGTTGCCGGCGTCAACCGCCTGGCCGGCATGCCGGACGACGTGGTCCGCGCCTTCGCCCCGGACCTGCGCAGCGCCATTGTCGCCGTCAGCCACGACCCCAAGCTGGACGACCTGGCCCTGCTCGAAGCCCTGCACAGCCCGGCGTTCTACATTGGTGCCATCGGCTCACGGCGCAACAGCCAGCTGCGCCGCGAGCGGCTGATCGAACACTTCGGCGAAAGCGAAGCGTCGTTGCAGCGCCTGCACGGCCCTATCGGCATCTATATCGGTAGCAAGACCCCGGCCGAGATCGCCGTCAGCGTCATGGCCGAGATCCTCGCGGCAAAGAACAATGTCAGCCTGCCCGGCGCGGTCAGCGTGACCCGGGCCAAGGAAGCCGAGCAGTTGGCCCTGTAG
- a CDS encoding substrate-binding periplasmic protein gives MIERCFRHALPLLQCLLLLPLAAVADEECRRLTATGNPEYPPYLWRDPQNPQQLIGANADLLKYLGKQLGLEIEVVYGGPWSRAQEEVRTGRIDLMAGYFLTKDRQQQMDFITPAFLHTPSVVWVRQDSAFAYRQWADLKGRKGGTLVNNSHGQQFDDYAKANLTLEAVPGARQAFEKLVHKRSDYVVYEQYPGMALARTLGIADTVQVLEPPISSEGLYLALSHESPCNQPQLREALAREMEKIVAGALPEQLLQQNLERWQ, from the coding sequence ATGATCGAGCGCTGCTTTCGCCACGCTTTGCCGCTGTTGCAGTGCCTGTTGCTGCTGCCGCTGGCGGCGGTAGCGGATGAGGAATGCCGGCGGCTGACTGCTACCGGCAACCCGGAATACCCTCCTTACCTGTGGCGCGACCCGCAAAACCCCCAACAACTGATCGGTGCCAATGCCGACCTGCTCAAGTACCTGGGCAAGCAACTGGGGCTGGAAATCGAGGTGGTCTACGGCGGGCCGTGGTCGCGCGCCCAGGAAGAAGTACGCACGGGCCGAATCGACCTGATGGCCGGGTATTTCCTGACCAAGGACCGTCAGCAACAGATGGACTTCATTACTCCGGCATTTTTGCATACACCCAGCGTTGTCTGGGTGCGCCAGGACAGTGCCTTTGCCTACCGGCAGTGGGCCGACCTGAAGGGCCGCAAAGGTGGCACGCTGGTCAACAACAGCCACGGCCAGCAGTTCGACGACTACGCCAAGGCCAATCTCACCCTCGAAGCGGTACCCGGTGCCAGGCAGGCGTTCGAAAAGTTGGTGCACAAGCGTAGCGACTACGTGGTGTACGAGCAGTACCCCGGCATGGCGCTGGCGCGCACCTTGGGGATTGCCGACACTGTACAGGTGCTGGAGCCACCGATATCCAGCGAAGGGCTGTACCTGGCACTGTCCCATGAATCGCCCTGCAACCAGCCGCAGCTGCGTGAGGCGCTGGCGAGGGAGATGGAGAAGATCGTTGCCGGGGCGCTGCCGGAGCAGCTGTTGCAGCAAAACCTGGAGCGTTGGCAGTAG
- a CDS encoding LysE family translocator has protein sequence MDSHSLFAFTLVAAIAIASPGPATLMAINNSLAHGQRSAIWSSLGNGSGLFCLSAAAMLGLGALLASSEMLFNAVKILGAGYLFYLGARQLLKKSPMLAQGAAEGMAKVRPTPLKLYKSAFLTAVTNPKATMFFTALFPQFIDQGAALLPQFLILTGIFVALSLVSLSLYAALAARAKGVLTRPSLSRWVSRVVGTTFIGFGAAILAMRRQGA, from the coding sequence ATGGATTCTCACTCGCTGTTTGCCTTTACCCTGGTCGCTGCCATCGCGATCGCCAGCCCCGGCCCTGCCACCCTGATGGCCATCAACAACAGCCTCGCCCATGGCCAGCGCAGCGCGATCTGGTCGTCACTGGGCAATGGCTCGGGCCTGTTCTGCCTGTCGGCTGCCGCCATGCTGGGGCTGGGTGCGCTGCTGGCCAGTTCCGAAATGCTGTTCAATGCCGTGAAGATCCTGGGGGCGGGCTACCTGTTCTACCTGGGGGCGCGGCAATTGCTGAAAAAGAGCCCGATGCTGGCGCAAGGCGCCGCAGAGGGTATGGCCAAGGTCCGGCCCACGCCGCTGAAGCTGTACAAGTCGGCATTCCTCACGGCAGTGACCAACCCCAAGGCGACCATGTTCTTCACCGCGCTGTTCCCGCAGTTCATCGACCAGGGGGCGGCGTTGCTGCCGCAGTTCCTGATCCTGACCGGAATTTTCGTCGCGTTGTCGCTGGTTTCTCTGAGCCTGTATGCCGCACTGGCGGCGCGGGCCAAGGGCGTGCTGACCCGGCCGTCGCTGTCGCGCTGGGTGAGCCGGGTGGTGGGCACGACCTTTATCGGTTTTGGCGCGGCGATCCTGGCGATGCGCCGGCAGGGTGCCTGA
- a CDS encoding DUF1289 domain-containing protein: MAKDIDNPCVSLCQLNSELCVSCGRTRDEIRKWRGMKRPEKMATVQRAATRMKAIAKKAAKRQNTG, encoded by the coding sequence ATGGCGAAAGACATCGACAACCCTTGCGTCTCGCTGTGCCAGCTCAACAGCGAGTTGTGCGTGAGCTGCGGCCGCACCCGTGACGAAATTCGCAAATGGCGGGGCATGAAGCGCCCCGAGAAGATGGCCACCGTGCAGCGGGCCGCAACGCGAATGAAGGCTATCGCCAAGAAGGCGGCCAAGCGGCAGAATACAGGTTGA
- a CDS encoding BCCT family transporter: MAKEHITETLDLGVTDPSKTAEARQDRHFEGKLDWIVFGFTSLLAIAFVLWGFLNQASLASSASSAQSWVILNFGWFFVLTSTLFVVFVLWLAASRYGRVPLGRDGEQPEFRTVSWVAMMFSAGMGIGLMFFGVAEPLSHYVSPPPGTTTGQSSEAMQVAMATTLFHWTLHPWAMYAIVGLVIAYGTFRRGRSQLISAAFRPLIGKHANGPLGRLIDMMAIFATLFGSAASLGLGALQIAGGLEYNGWIESPGKLFYISIITLLTIAFVTSAVSGIGKGIQWLSNTNMVLALVLAVFVFLVGPTLLMLNLLPTSIGIYAKMLPEMMARTNASGGEQMNSWLAGWTVFYWAWWISWTPFVGMFIARISRGRTIRQFVTGVLLVPSLVSLVWFTIFGGASIDALREGAFQLANGAVNSNHALYQLLDSYPLASATSVLVMVLVGIFFVSGADAASLVMGTLSEHGTTTPSRRTVIFWGALTGTVAAIMLAIGDPRAPGEALTGLQNLTIVVALPFVVVMVLLCLALYRDLRKDPMMLRHLRGNELIEKAVLYGAVKHGEEFYIVVQEKKASAKATTAEAEVTGN, translated from the coding sequence ATGGCAAAGGAACACATCACCGAAACGCTCGACCTTGGCGTGACGGACCCCTCGAAAACCGCAGAAGCACGCCAGGACCGGCATTTCGAGGGCAAGCTTGACTGGATCGTCTTTGGCTTCACCAGCCTCCTGGCAATCGCTTTCGTCCTCTGGGGCTTCCTCAATCAGGCCAGCCTCGCCAGCAGCGCCTCCAGCGCGCAATCCTGGGTCATTCTCAACTTCGGCTGGTTCTTCGTGCTCACCTCTACCCTGTTCGTGGTGTTCGTGCTGTGGTTGGCCGCCAGCCGATACGGCCGGGTTCCGCTGGGCCGTGATGGCGAACAGCCAGAATTCCGCACGGTGTCCTGGGTGGCGATGATGTTCAGCGCCGGCATGGGCATCGGCCTGATGTTCTTCGGCGTTGCCGAACCGCTGTCGCACTACGTGTCGCCACCGCCTGGGACGACCACTGGGCAGTCCAGCGAGGCGATGCAGGTGGCCATGGCCACCACGCTGTTCCACTGGACCCTGCACCCCTGGGCCATGTACGCCATCGTCGGCCTGGTGATTGCCTATGGCACCTTCCGCCGCGGCCGCTCGCAGTTGATTTCTGCAGCCTTTCGGCCATTGATCGGCAAGCATGCCAACGGCCCGCTCGGCCGCCTGATAGACATGATGGCGATTTTCGCCACGCTGTTCGGCTCGGCTGCCTCGCTGGGCCTCGGCGCGCTGCAGATCGCCGGTGGCCTGGAGTACAACGGCTGGATCGAAAGCCCTGGCAAGCTGTTCTACATCTCGATCATCACTTTGCTGACCATTGCCTTCGTCACCTCGGCGGTGTCGGGCATCGGCAAGGGCATCCAGTGGCTGTCCAACACCAACATGGTGCTGGCACTGGTGCTGGCAGTGTTCGTGTTTTTGGTCGGCCCGACCCTGCTGATGCTCAACCTGCTGCCAACCTCGATCGGCATCTACGCCAAGATGCTGCCGGAAATGATGGCCCGCACCAACGCCAGCGGCGGTGAGCAGATGAACAGCTGGCTGGCCGGCTGGACCGTGTTCTACTGGGCCTGGTGGATTTCCTGGACGCCGTTCGTGGGCATGTTCATCGCCCGTATCAGCCGCGGCCGCACCATCCGCCAGTTCGTCACCGGGGTGCTGCTGGTACCGAGCCTGGTCAGCCTGGTGTGGTTCACCATCTTTGGCGGCGCGAGTATCGATGCCCTGCGCGAAGGCGCCTTCCAGCTGGCCAATGGTGCGGTCAACAGCAACCACGCGCTGTACCAGCTGCTGGACAGCTACCCGCTGGCCTCGGCGACTTCAGTGCTGGTGATGGTTCTGGTGGGTATCTTCTTCGTCTCCGGTGCCGATGCGGCCTCACTGGTCATGGGCACGCTATCGGAGCACGGCACCACCACGCCATCGCGACGCACGGTGATTTTCTGGGGTGCGCTGACCGGTACGGTGGCGGCGATCATGCTGGCAATCGGCGACCCACGCGCCCCTGGCGAGGCGCTGACTGGCCTGCAGAACCTGACCATCGTCGTGGCCCTGCCGTTCGTCGTGGTGATGGTGCTGCTATGCCTGGCGCTGTACCGCGACCTGCGCAAGGACCCGATGATGCTGCGCCACCTGCGCGGCAACGAGCTGATCGAAAAGGCCGTACTTTATGGCGCAGTGAAACATGGCGAAGAGTTCTACATCGTGGTGCAGGAAAAGAAGGCTTCGGCCAAAGCGACGACGGCAGAGGCCGAAGTGACCGGCAACTGA
- a CDS encoding VOC family protein, whose protein sequence is MTAKNTICLWYDNDAEEAANFYASVFPDSRVIAVHQAPADYPSGKQGDVITVEFSVMGIPCVGLNGGKAFTHCEAFSFQVSTEDQAETDRLWDAIVGNGGEASVCGWCKDKWGISWQITPRILIEAIGHPDRAAASRAFEAMMQMGKIDVAQIEAALKG, encoded by the coding sequence ATGACTGCCAAGAACACCATTTGCCTCTGGTATGACAACGATGCCGAAGAGGCCGCGAATTTCTATGCCAGCGTTTTCCCTGACAGCAGAGTGATTGCCGTGCACCAGGCGCCCGCTGACTATCCATCCGGCAAGCAAGGTGACGTGATTACCGTGGAGTTCAGCGTGATGGGGATTCCTTGCGTGGGGCTCAATGGCGGCAAGGCCTTCACGCACTGCGAGGCTTTTTCGTTCCAGGTCAGTACCGAGGACCAGGCCGAGACCGACCGCTTGTGGGATGCCATTGTCGGCAACGGCGGTGAGGCCAGCGTTTGCGGTTGGTGCAAGGACAAGTGGGGGATTTCGTGGCAGATCACCCCGCGCATCCTCATCGAAGCCATTGGCCACCCCGACCGGGCGGCGGCCAGCCGAGCATTCGAGGCCATGATGCAGATGGGCAAGATCGATGTGGCGCAGATCGAGGCGGCGTTGAAGGGCTGA
- a CDS encoding TIGR04211 family SH3 domain-containing protein has product MPDSRPTASALTALRSGLIAALVALAVPVHAEEPASDARWVSDSLSTYVRSGPTDGHRIVGTLKSGQKLTLIGSQGNYSQVRGQNGDVVWILSNDLQSVPGQGERLPQLDAQVADLTGQLKNIDDSWKNRVQGMQETLDSRKKLIDELEARNKALNEQLDQSQSELRDTQARLGDENKQVMMRYMVYGGSIAGAGLLAGLILPSLTRGRRKNDRWF; this is encoded by the coding sequence ATGCCCGATTCCCGCCCAACTGCTTCCGCCCTCACTGCCCTGCGCAGCGGCCTGATCGCCGCCCTGGTGGCCCTTGCCGTACCGGTGCACGCCGAAGAGCCTGCCAGCGATGCGCGCTGGGTCAGCGACAGCCTGAGCACCTATGTGCGCAGTGGACCGACCGATGGCCACCGCATCGTCGGTACGCTCAAGTCCGGGCAGAAGCTGACCCTGATCGGCAGCCAGGGCAACTACAGCCAGGTGCGCGGGCAAAACGGCGATGTGGTGTGGATTCTCAGCAACGACCTGCAGTCGGTGCCAGGCCAGGGCGAGCGCCTGCCGCAGCTCGATGCCCAGGTCGCGGACCTGACCGGGCAATTGAAGAACATCGACGACAGCTGGAAGAACCGCGTGCAGGGCATGCAGGAAACCCTAGATTCACGCAAGAAACTGATCGACGAGCTGGAAGCGCGCAACAAGGCGCTGAATGAACAGCTCGACCAGAGCCAGTCGGAGCTGCGCGATACCCAGGCACGCCTGGGGGACGAGAACAAGCAGGTGATGATGCGCTACATGGTGTATGGCGGCAGCATTGCCGGCGCGGGCTTGCTGGCGGGGCTGATCCTGCCGTCGCTGACCCGTGGGCGCAGGAAGAACGATCGCTGGTTCTGA
- a CDS encoding LysR family transcriptional regulator, protein MTRHFDDLQLGSLELFCLAADSGSFTAAATEAGVTPAAVSRSVARLEERLGVRLFVRTTRQMRLSAAGQAYYQQCRQALGQLVEAERQVTGGQVEPSGRLRISAPTPYAHHRLLPLLPRFRQRYPKVQVDVHVSNRNVDFAEEPFDLAIRGREPADSRLVARRLEDAELVVVATPGYLARAGTPQTPHDLLQHECIQFELPSSGRRPPWSFRQDGQQVEIETQGGFTCLGDFLATATLVRHGGGLMQAYRFTVQDALASGKLVEVLAEFGGTSRPFMLIYPQARHMPLRVRVFIDFLFAEGA, encoded by the coding sequence ATGACCCGCCATTTCGATGACCTGCAACTGGGCAGCCTGGAGCTGTTCTGCCTGGCCGCCGACAGCGGCAGTTTCACTGCTGCGGCCACGGAGGCCGGCGTTACCCCGGCGGCGGTCAGCCGCAGCGTGGCGCGCCTGGAAGAGCGCCTGGGCGTGCGCTTGTTCGTCCGCACCACCCGGCAGATGCGCCTGTCCGCAGCGGGCCAGGCCTATTACCAGCAATGCCGGCAGGCGCTGGGGCAACTGGTCGAGGCCGAGCGCCAGGTCACGGGCGGGCAGGTCGAGCCGAGCGGCCGCCTGCGCATCAGTGCGCCCACGCCTTATGCCCATCACCGGCTGTTGCCGCTGCTGCCGCGGTTTCGCCAGCGCTACCCGAAGGTGCAGGTGGATGTGCATGTCAGCAACCGCAACGTCGACTTCGCCGAGGAACCGTTCGACCTGGCGATTCGTGGCCGCGAGCCGGCCGATTCACGGCTGGTGGCGCGCCGCCTGGAAGATGCCGAACTGGTGGTGGTGGCCACACCAGGCTATCTGGCCCGTGCCGGCACGCCACAAACACCGCACGACCTGCTGCAACATGAGTGCATCCAGTTCGAGCTGCCAAGCAGTGGCCGCCGGCCGCCGTGGAGCTTTCGCCAGGATGGCCAGCAGGTGGAGATCGAAACCCAGGGTGGGTTTACCTGCCTGGGCGACTTTCTCGCCACCGCCACGCTGGTGCGTCATGGCGGTGGGCTGATGCAGGCTTACCGCTTTACCGTGCAGGACGCGCTGGCCAGTGGCAAACTGGTGGAAGTGCTCGCTGAGTTTGGCGGGACCTCGCGGCCATTCATGCTGATCTACCCCCAGGCCCGGCACATGCCGCTGCGGGTGCGGGTGTTCATCGATTTCCTGTTTGCCGAGGGGGCATAG